From the Primulina tabacum isolate GXHZ01 chromosome 15, ASM2559414v2, whole genome shotgun sequence genome, one window contains:
- the LOC142526800 gene encoding cytochrome b561 and DOMON domain-containing protein At4g12980-like: MTFFARVLVLAFVFPLFASAHICTDEFLTEVSQINVTEKFCNLKTLKVEFGWNFDNETRRLDIAFGGRLHGETGWLAWGLNPQGPHMVGTRALIGIKRQNGTLEWHKYNITAATRNGCQLLPSEDIGLDVLNFSFVHKVHMGYYVIFATIFLPKEYNSSRANVVWQVGEHATESGPLMHPTSIQNFDTAEVIDLVSNKVIGYTAHRRRQLRTAHGIINIVGWGAFIPIGVIAARYFRNFPRQWSLWFVAHVGCQITGYSLGLIGWGIGLWLGNNSKYYIFQTHRNIAIIIFTFATMQMFSLKLKPKVTDEYRNYWNMYHHFLGYSLLAVVSVNIFYGIRIFGEDNGWKWSYVGLLGALGCVTLIFEVYTWVKFCLVKAKERKIGSKDQISAAVVAATAPGAGDR, translated from the exons ATGACATTTTTTGCTCGTGTCCTTGTTTTGGCATTTGTGTTCCCTCTCTTCGCATCCGCACACATATGTACCGATGAGTTCCTAACAGAAGTTAGTCAAATTAATGTCACTGAAAAGTTTTGCaacttaaaaaccttaaaggTCGAATTTGGGTGGAATTTCGACAACGAGACTCGTCGGTTAGACATCGCATTTGGGGGGAGGCTGCACGGCGAGACAGGGTGGCTGGCGTGGGGGCTGAATCCACAGGGGCCGCACATGGTCGGGACTCGGGCGTTGATCGGCATCAAGCGACAGAATGGCACGTTGGAATGGCATAAGTACAACATCACGGCAGCCACCAGAAATGGCTGTCAGCTTCTGCCATCTGAAGATATAGGGCTCGACGTGCTCAACTTTAGCTTCGTTCATAAGGTCCATATGGGATATTATGTGATATTTGCCACGATTTTCCTGCCTAAAGAATACAACAGTTCGAGGGCTAATGTTGTCTGGCAAGTCGGGGAGCACGCAACTGAAAGTGGGCCGCTTATGCATCCTACATCCATCCAGAATTTTGACACTGCTGAGGTTATCGATTTGGTTTCCAACAAAGTGATTGGTTACACGGCTCATCGCCGCCGCCAGCTGAGAACT GCTCATGGGATAATAAACATTGTGGGATGGGGAGCATTTATACCCATTGGTGTGATAGCTGCGAGGTACTTCAGAAACTTTCCTAGACAATGGAGCTTGTGGTTCGTGGCACACGTCGGTTGCCAGATCACGGGATACAGCCTAGGCTTAATCGGCTGGGGAATCGGACTCTGGCTGGGGAACAACTCCAAATACTATATTTTCCAAACACATCGGAACATAGCCATAATCATTTTCACTTTTGCTACTATGCAA ATGTTCTCATTGAAATTAAAGCCGAAGGTTACAGACGAATACCGGAATTACTGGAACATGTATCACCACTTCTTGGGATACTCTTTGCTGGCGGTGGTGTCTGTGAATATATTTTATGGGATCAGGATTTTTGGGGAGGACAACGGCTGGAAATGGTCTTATGTTGGATTGCTTGGAGCACTGGGCTGTGTGACCCTGATATTTGAAGTTTATACGTGGGTAAAATTTTGTCTAGTGAAAGcgaaagagagaaaaattggTTCAAAAGATCAGATTTCCGCAGCAGTCGTAGCCGCTACTGCACCTGGTGCCGGAGACAGATAG
- the LOC142526801 gene encoding uncharacterized protein LOC142526801: MAAPAVEGAAVTALRAVLHRVRRSAESCGRRADDVRVVAVSKTKPVSLIQQIYDAGHRRFGENYAQELIDKAPQLPDDIEWHFIGHLQGNKVKPLLTAVPNLSIVEGVDNDKIANNLDRVVSGIRRQPLKVMVQVNTSGETSKSGVNPSNCVDLVKHVKLDCPNLEFSGLMTIGMPDYTSTPLNFQTLLNCRAEVCEALGIAESQCELSMGMSGDFEQAIEMGSTNVRIGSIIFGPRDYSNKK, translated from the exons ATGGCAGCACCTGCGGTTGAGGGTGCAGCCGTGACGGCGCTACGGGCGGTACTCCATCGGGTCCGTCGGTCGGCGGAGAGCTGCGGCCGTCGCGCCGATGATGTAAGGGTGGTGGCTGTCAGCAAGACCAAGCCTGTTTCCCTCATCCAACAAATCTATGACGCCGGGCACCGCCGTTTTGGTGAAAATTACGCCCAAGAACTAATCGATAAAGCCCCTCAG CTTCCGGATGACATTGAGTGGCATTTTATCGGGCATTTGCAGGGTAATAAAGTGAAGCCGCTGCTGA CTGCAGTTCCGAATCTTTCCATTGTGGAAGGTGTTGATAATGACAAG ATTGCCAATAATCTTGATCGTGTAGTCTCGGGCATTAGAAGGCAGCCTTTGAAGGTTATGGTTCAAGTGAACACCAGTGGAGAAACTT CAAAATCTGGTGTAAATCCATCAAATTGTGTGGATCTTGTGAAGCATGTCAAGCTAGATTGCCCAAATCTTGAGTTTTCAGGATTGATGACTATAGGGATGCCTGACTACACGTCAACCCCCTTGAACTTCCAG ACTTTATTGAACTGCAGAGCTGAAGTGTGTGAGGCACTGGGAATTGCAGAATCTCAATGTGAATTGTCTATGGGCATGTCTGGTGACTTTGAACAAGCG ATTGAGATGGGTAGCACTAATGTGAGAATTGGATCGATAATATTTGGACCACGGGACTATTCAAACAAGAAATGA